Within Suricata suricatta isolate VVHF042 chromosome 12, meerkat_22Aug2017_6uvM2_HiC, whole genome shotgun sequence, the genomic segment ACTCTAGCGGTAATAAAGCCGCCTAACGCTCCTGCCGGTAATCTGTCACTTTGGTTCCCTCCTTGCTGTCTGCTTGTTCCCCATGGAGGCAAAATTTAGAAACATACCATCACGTGGGGTCTCTTCACACAGGAACGATGGAGTGCTCTGGGTTGCAGTGAcctcaatttctttcttccctgccaGAGCCGTCTGTCCTGGCTGTTTCTCACCTCCTCGGCAGACTTGGGAGCATGAATCCGTTCTGGTTTCACTAACATCTTCATGTCCTTTTTCCTTGCTGCTTACTTCAGGAATCTGCTCCAGCTTGCCATGGAGGTGCAACCCAGCGGTGCCCACTTCCTTCTTCCCAGAGCTGCCGCTGCCGCTGTTGCTGAAGAGGGTCAGTTCTTCTCTCTTCTTGGCCACAGGTTCCTCACAGATGAAAGGAGGTACCTCTTCAGTAGATGGGATGGGCAGTTCCCCGGGGATGAATTTGTAGCTAGCTGTCTGTTCCTCAGCCACCGTCATTGAGCGCCTTATGGCAGAAGCCCCCAGTTTCCTGGGCGTAGGACTTGGCACTGGGCTGCTGGTAGGAGGCAGCAGGCCAGAAGAAAGCTCTTCTCGGGCAGGGAGTTCAGGATACTTCTCTGTGAGGTTGACAGCTGGGGGAACTGAGAGGTGAGAACATTCGGACAGGGCCCGGCGCATTGCTTTTTTCTGCTGGGGCACTTGGTTGAGCAAAGCCCCCTCTTCGGGAGAATTCAATTTCTCCAGCTCCTTCTCGTGGTCTCTGTCATGAGAGCTGGCACCTTCGTATTCCTGGGTGAACTCCACCATAGTGATCGGTGGAATGGCAGTGGACGAACGCTCAATAGAGGGGGCTGGGTGCGCTGCAGCCTCAGAGAGTGAGGGCTTACATTCTAGCAGCCCAGAGTGCTCATTCACCACCCCAATCACCCGGCAGCCAGCAGTGATGCCATTCTCCTTTCCTGGAGTTGCTTCCCTTGAGCCCTGAGCCACTGGATGAAAGTTGGGGTTCCAAACACTGGTTtcttgctcaacatcactagtggGGATGTCAGCAACCCCAGGGAAATCCAGATCTGGCTGGCTCTTGGTCTCTGGCCCATTCTTCCCTGCCACCTTCCCCTGAACTGTAGAGGCTTTGTTCTCGTCTGGCCCCTCTCCGGGTCCCACACGGAACTCAGCTGCCTTCTGGTGCACCGAGTTTCCCTCCGAGGAATGGCAGGTTTCTGAAGTCACATACCTGCTTTCAAGGTGACCCGAGGTTGCTTGACACTCCTCGTCCTGCACTTCAATGCTGAGCTCTTTGTCTAGCTTCCCCTCAAAGAAGCAGAGCTTTTTCTGCTCCAGGAAGCTGGCATTCTTCACAAGCCCGTCTTTCAGCTGCCTGTCCATGCTGACATTCAGTCCGATTTCATTCAGTTTGCCCTCTGTCCTCTGCCACTCAAATCCAGCTTGGTTGATTTCTTTTGGGGGGTCCATTCGGCACTCTGCAGGCTTGCCCTGACAGAGCTGGCCGTAAGCAGCAGGCTGCTCGTCTGAGAGCGACATCGTCTCTTCGACTGCTCTCCCCCCTCGCTCCTGGAGCTCTAACACCACCTACGATCACACAGAGCTGGCAGTGACATCACACCAAGTCCCCAGTATTCATGACAAAACCTGTCTTTCCCCCAAAGCTCCTCTCTCCTCAAGCAGCTGGGTGCTAAATGTATTTACTAgtgtgaaagaaaagaatgaaaaagaaagagaaaggaaagaacctGCTACTTTCTGCACAAATGCCACTGTTAAACTGGGAGTGTAATTTCCTGTTATCTAGCACTCTGTTTAGAGCTGCAATTTACAACACTGTATGGTGCCAATCTGGGTACTGAGGATAGTAATTACTCCCGCTTTCACTGATATAGATACATGTATACCCACACATTCACTTATCTGACACTATGCCCACACTTCCTCATTCACCCActcaaaaaactgttttaaaaatagtcaagACTCATTTGCCAATCTCTAGTCATAACCCTTAAAGAACAATGGTTTCAGAAAATGGCtcaaaatttcacttaaaaaagacCTTACTGTAGTGTCAAAATTGGAGGCATTCATTTCTTAGAGCACGAGTGGGTTTTCTGTCATAGAAACTCACCAAATTCACTAGCAAACTGACTTGAGTGGAGTCCCCAAAGCCCAGTGACAGCTTCATCTGTAGCTCTGTACTGTGGAAGAGTTTAATAAAGGATTCCTTCCAGGATCTCAGCAATCGGGGCTTTGGAGACGTATTCTAGTTACAAGACACTTGTGTGACAATACTCCTGCACCTGCTCCCCACTGGTTCCCTGGACAAACCAGCCCTGCTCTTTCTAGTCAGCCGATGCCTAGGTGCCATGTCAACACACTGACCTTTGGAACATAAGGACTCTGGCAGTAGGTGACACAGCCCCCGCCCCTATTCAATCCAGGACCGTCCTTTGCTGTGCTGGCCTCTGAGCTTGTAAACTATACATTTAGGActgaaatatccagaaaaagaaagttcttggaaaaaaaaagttacattgaAAAGACAGGCTGTATTCTACCTTG encodes:
- the MAP4 gene encoding microtubule-associated protein 4 isoform X13; protein product: MSLSDEQPAAYGQLCQGKPAECRMDPPKEINQAGFEWQRTEGKLNEIGLNVSMDRQLKDGLVKNASFLEQKKLCFFEGKLDKELSIEVQDEECQATSGHLESRYVTSETCHSSEGNSVHQKAAEFRVGPGEGPDENKASTVQGKVAGKNGPETKSQPDLDFPGVADIPTSDVEQETSVWNPNFHPVAQGSREATPGKENGITAGCRVIGVVNEHSGLLECKPSLSEAAAHPAPSIERSSTAIPPITMVEFTQEYEGASSHDRDHEKELEKLNSPEEGALLNQVPQQKKAMRRALSECSHLSVPPAVNLTEKYPELPAREELSSGLLPPTSSPVPSPTPRKLGASAIRRSMTVAEEQTASYKFIPGELPIPSTEEVPPFICEEPVAKKREELTLFSNSGSGSSGKKEVGTAGLHLHGKLEQIPEVSSKEKGHEDVSETRTDSCSQVCRGGEKQPGQTALAGKKEIEVTATQSTPSFLCEETPRDGISKPEEGRPAGSVTGNDITTPPNKELPPSPEKKTKPLATTQPAKTSTSKAKTQPTPVPKQPAPTTFGGSNKKPMSLAAGFVPAAPPKRSAATTARPSTLPSKDAKSKPVAEAKIPEKRASPSKPASAPVLRPGTKSTQTVPKATAAATPASAGPSSRSPPMPVPKRPTTIKTEGKPADMKKTATKSAPADLSRPKSTSTTSVKKNTTVPGAAPAAGVAPSRAKPTSTPPRSSGTPSSDKKPTSAKPSSSAPKLSRLSTNASTPDLKNIRSKVGSTENMKHQPGGGRVQIQNKKVDISKVSSKCGSKANIKHKPGGGDVKIESQKLNFKEKAQAKVGSLDNVGHLPAGGAVKTEGGGSEAPPCPGPPAGEEPASPEAAPEAGAPTSASGLSGHPTLAGGGDQREAQTLDSQIQETSI